The following proteins are co-located in the Actinomycetota bacterium genome:
- a CDS encoding copper transporter, with protein sequence MISFRYHLVSIVAVFLALGLGILTGTTVLNQHLVKNLKNRTKAAEQDVARYRQQVLDVQGQVSELQTFIQDARPFLIDGKLQGEQVVLLTQDGSDPAAVAEAKSALLDAGARVTSLDLTGRMALADPASQRDLAALLGLPADTSPQTLQATAARSLGDRLAGGPPATDLPQPNAPHDLLEGLLSKGFLKASSLTPAQVPQIGGPDQTFVVVGGGNSNPAVPLQSFLVPLVAQLGQHTGVPVAAGESTATTTFPFVSLLRGDSQLDSDPMVTVDDLDPDHAGGVALVLGLRNLLLTGQGGNYGLKDGNDGILPKAA encoded by the coding sequence TTGATCTCGTTCCGGTACCACCTCGTCTCGATCGTGGCGGTATTCCTGGCCCTCGGCCTGGGGATCCTGACGGGGACCACCGTCCTCAACCAGCACCTGGTCAAGAACCTGAAGAATCGCACCAAAGCCGCGGAGCAGGACGTCGCGAGGTACCGCCAGCAGGTGCTGGACGTCCAGGGGCAGGTCAGCGAGCTCCAGACCTTCATCCAGGACGCCCGGCCGTTCCTGATCGACGGGAAGCTCCAGGGCGAGCAGGTGGTGCTCCTGACCCAGGACGGATCGGACCCGGCCGCGGTGGCCGAGGCCAAGAGCGCGCTGCTGGACGCGGGCGCCAGGGTCACCTCGCTGGACCTGACCGGTCGGATGGCCCTGGCGGACCCGGCCAGCCAGAGGGACCTGGCCGCGCTCCTCGGCCTTCCCGCCGACACCTCGCCCCAGACCCTCCAGGCCACCGCCGCCCGGAGCCTGGGCGACCGCCTGGCGGGGGGGCCGCCCGCCACCGACCTACCGCAGCCGAACGCCCCCCACGACCTGCTGGAGGGCCTGCTGTCGAAGGGCTTCCTGAAGGCGTCCTCCCTCACGCCGGCCCAGGTCCCCCAGATCGGGGGGCCGGACCAGACCTTCGTGGTGGTGGGCGGAGGCAACTCGAACCCCGCCGTCCCCCTCCAGTCGTTCCTGGTCCCGCTCGTCGCGCAGCTCGGCCAGCACACGGGCGTTCCGGTCGCGGCGGGGGAGAGCACCGCGACCACCACCTTCCCGTTCGTCTCACTGCTCCGTGGCGACAGCCAGCTGGACTCGGACCCGATGGTCACCGTGGACGACCTGGACCCCGACCACGCCGGAGGCGTCGCGCTGGTCCTGGGGCTGCGGAACCTGCTGCTCACCGGGCAGGGCGGGAACTACGGCCTCAAGGACGGGAACGACGGCATCCTGCCGAAGGCGGCCTAG
- a CDS encoding glycosyltransferase: MSAAAKRELAKREPIKREWAKREWANPVKRAPKVLAIVAARDEAASVAATVRALRGLAGVAEVAVVDDGSLDRTAEAGRSAGARVLRTPWALGKGGALEGALDRLPRADVYLFVDGDIGATAAGIEPVLDAVVSGTADLAVAVLPAPVDGGFGVVKRVAASVVRRVSGFSAQAPLSGQRAVTRECLGACRPLARGFGIETAMLADAARMGFRVMEVPVDVEHHGTGRTVAGFRHRAGQGVDIAAAAVPRLLGIR, translated from the coding sequence ATGTCCGCTGCCGCGAAGCGCGAACTGGCGAAGCGCGAACCAATCAAGCGCGAGTGGGCGAAGCGCGAGTGGGCGAACCCGGTGAAGCGGGCTCCGAAGGTGCTGGCCATCGTGGCGGCCAGAGACGAGGCGGCTTCCGTGGCCGCCACCGTGCGGGCCCTCCGTGGCCTCGCTGGGGTCGCCGAGGTGGCCGTGGTGGACGACGGGTCCCTCGACCGCACCGCGGAGGCCGGGAGGTCCGCCGGGGCCCGGGTCCTGCGGACGCCTTGGGCACTCGGAAAGGGCGGCGCGCTCGAAGGGGCGCTGGACCGCCTGCCCCGCGCGGACGTCTACCTGTTCGTGGACGGCGACATCGGGGCGACCGCCGCCGGCATCGAGCCCGTCCTGGACGCCGTGGTGTCCGGGACCGCCGACCTGGCCGTCGCTGTCCTGCCCGCGCCGGTGGACGGCGGGTTCGGGGTGGTGAAGCGGGTGGCGGCGAGCGTAGTGCGGCGGGTTTCCGGGTTCTCTGCCCAGGCGCCCCTGTCGGGCCAGCGGGCCGTCACTCGGGAGTGCCTGGGGGCGTGCCGGCCGCTGGCTCGGGGATTCGGGATCGAGACGGCCATGCTCGCGGACGCCGCCAGGATGGGGTTCCGGGTGATGGAGGTCCCCGTCGATGTCGAGCACCATGGCACCGGACGGACCGTGGCCGGGTTCCGCCACCGGGCCGGCCAGGGCGTGGACATCGCCGCCGCTGCCGTGCCGAGGCTGCTGGGGATACGGTGA
- a CDS encoding Rid family hydrolase produces MPVQTSNPEALHEPTTYSHVAVGTGNRMVFVAGQVALDPRGTLVGDGDVAQQAVQAYRNVAAALASVDAPIESVAKVTTFVVGHRPELLGPIGEARRAVFGDHMPASTLVGVQALARPEFLIEVEAVAVVD; encoded by the coding sequence ATGCCGGTGCAGACCTCGAATCCAGAAGCCCTCCACGAGCCGACCACGTACAGCCACGTGGCGGTCGGAACGGGGAACAGGATGGTGTTCGTCGCTGGTCAGGTGGCCCTGGATCCCCGCGGCACGCTGGTCGGGGACGGAGACGTGGCCCAACAGGCCGTCCAGGCGTACCGGAACGTGGCTGCGGCGCTCGCGTCGGTCGATGCGCCCATCGAGAGCGTGGCCAAGGTCACCACGTTCGTCGTGGGCCACCGGCCCGAGCTGCTCGGACCGATCGGGGAGGCCCGGAGGGCGGTGTTCGGCGACCACATGCCGGCGAGCACGCTGGTGGGCGTGCAGGCCTTGGCCCGGCCCGAGTTCCTGATCGAGGTCGAGGCCGTCGCTGTGGTCGACTGA
- a CDS encoding CTP synthase yields the protein MPEHRKFIFVTGGVASGLGKGITTASLGRLFKSRGLRVTLQKLDPYINVDPGTMNPFEHGEVFVLDDGAETDLDLGHYERFTDENLHRGSNVTTGAVYQSVIAKERRGEFLGKTVQVIPHITNEIKHRIRSLAEAEDADVVIVEVGGTVGDIESLPFLEAIRQLRNEVGRDHCAFVHVSLVPFIGPTGELKTKPTQHSVKELRSLGLQPDVIVCRSDRPLSRNLKEKISLLCDVPIDAVVAAVDAESIYQVPLVLHAEGLDGYLAHHLRIDARPDLTEWQGLVDRIDRATTPVTVAIVGKYVNLRDAYLSVIEALGHGGFAHGVHVDIRWVASDNLVTGADEVLEGVDGILVPGGFGWRGVEGKLEAIRYARERGVPYLGLCLGLQTAVIEFARDVCGLENANSSEFDPNTPHPVIDLLPEQAGVTDLGGSMRLGAQPCHLVPGTRAQAAYGAEVVDERHRHRYEVNPAYHRILEDHGLVFSGWSPDRRLVEIIELRDHPYFVAGQFHPELRSRPTRPHPLFREFVGAALAHRSEPRVPAAVRG from the coding sequence GTGCCTGAGCACAGGAAGTTCATCTTCGTCACCGGTGGCGTGGCGTCCGGCCTCGGGAAGGGAATCACCACCGCATCCCTGGGCCGCCTGTTCAAGTCTCGGGGCCTCCGGGTCACCCTCCAGAAGCTCGACCCCTACATCAACGTCGACCCGGGCACCATGAACCCGTTCGAGCACGGCGAGGTGTTCGTGCTGGACGACGGCGCCGAGACCGACCTCGACCTCGGGCACTACGAGCGGTTCACCGACGAGAACCTCCACCGCGGCTCCAACGTCACCACCGGCGCCGTGTACCAGTCGGTGATCGCCAAGGAGCGCCGCGGGGAGTTCCTGGGCAAGACCGTCCAGGTCATCCCCCACATCACGAACGAGATCAAGCACCGCATCCGTTCCCTGGCGGAAGCTGAGGACGCCGATGTCGTGATCGTGGAGGTCGGCGGGACGGTCGGCGACATCGAGTCGCTGCCGTTCCTGGAAGCCATCCGTCAGCTCCGGAACGAGGTCGGGCGGGACCACTGCGCGTTCGTCCACGTCTCGCTGGTGCCCTTCATCGGCCCCACCGGCGAGCTGAAGACGAAGCCCACCCAGCACTCCGTGAAGGAGCTGCGGTCGCTCGGTCTGCAACCCGACGTCATCGTGTGCCGCTCGGACCGGCCGCTGTCCCGGAACCTCAAGGAGAAGATCTCGCTGCTGTGCGACGTCCCCATCGACGCGGTGGTGGCCGCCGTCGACGCCGAGTCCATCTACCAGGTCCCGCTGGTGCTGCACGCCGAGGGGCTGGACGGCTACCTGGCCCACCACCTTCGCATCGACGCCCGGCCGGACCTCACGGAATGGCAGGGCCTGGTCGATCGCATCGACCGCGCCACCACGCCGGTGACCGTGGCCATCGTGGGGAAGTACGTGAACCTCCGCGACGCCTACCTCTCGGTGATCGAGGCCCTCGGCCACGGAGGCTTCGCGCACGGTGTGCACGTGGACATCCGGTGGGTGGCCTCCGACAACCTGGTCACCGGGGCCGACGAGGTCCTGGAAGGCGTGGACGGCATCCTGGTCCCCGGCGGGTTCGGGTGGCGCGGCGTGGAGGGGAAGCTCGAAGCCATCCGCTACGCGCGCGAGCGCGGCGTCCCGTACCTCGGCCTGTGCCTGGGGCTCCAGACCGCCGTCATCGAGTTCGCCCGGGACGTGTGCGGGCTGGAGAACGCGAACTCCTCCGAGTTCGACCCGAACACGCCGCATCCCGTGATCGACCTGCTGCCGGAGCAGGCCGGCGTGACCGACCTCGGCGGGTCCATGCGCCTCGGCGCGCAGCCGTGCCACCTGGTCCCGGGGACGCGGGCGCAGGCCGCGTACGGCGCGGAGGTCGTCGACGAACGCCACCGCCACCGCTACGAGGTCAACCCCGCGTACCACCGAATCCTGGAGGACCATGGGCTGGTGTTCTCGGGATGGTCGCCGGACCGGCGGCTGGTCGAGATCATCGAGCTGCGCGACCATCCGTACTTCGTGGCGGGCCAGTTCCATCCGGAGCTCCGCTCCCGGCCCACGCGTCCACATCCGCTGTTCCGCGAGTTCGTCGGCGCGGCGCTGGCCCATCGGAGCGAGCCGCGCGTGCCGGCAGCGGTCCGCGGCTAG
- a CDS encoding NUDIX hydrolase has translation MEPAESREVFRGTLIRVEVESWPAGEREVVRHPGACGIVAMTADGEVLLVRQTREAIRADILEIPAGVLDVPGEQAAACAARELEEETGYAASDVRPLAMIHTSPGFTDEVIHLFTARASPAAGRTPEHGIEVVPMPLGEAVGAVRDGRITDAKTAVALLLTAERRGQ, from the coding sequence GTGGAGCCGGCGGAGTCCCGAGAGGTCTTCCGCGGCACGTTGATCCGGGTCGAGGTGGAGTCCTGGCCGGCAGGGGAGCGGGAGGTCGTCCGGCACCCCGGCGCGTGCGGCATCGTGGCGATGACTGCCGACGGCGAGGTCCTGCTGGTCCGCCAGACCCGTGAGGCCATCCGGGCCGACATCCTGGAGATCCCCGCCGGGGTCCTGGACGTTCCCGGGGAGCAGGCGGCCGCGTGCGCGGCCCGCGAGCTGGAGGAGGAGACCGGGTACGCCGCCTCCGACGTCCGGCCGCTCGCAATGATCCACACCTCGCCCGGCTTCACCGACGAGGTCATCCATCTGTTCACCGCTCGGGCCTCGCCCGCGGCAGGTCGCACCCCGGAGCACGGCATCGAGGTGGTTCCGATGCCGCTGGGCGAGGCGGTGGGCGCCGTTCGCGACGGACGCATCACCGACGCCAAGACGGCGGTGGCGCTGCTCCTGACCGCTGAGCGCCGAGGCCAGTGA
- the ald gene encoding alanine dehydrogenase, whose protein sequence is MIVGVPREVKDNEYRVALTPEGARELTHAGHQVLVENDAGAGSSLYEDRYVRAGAEFVPTAEEVWRASDMIMKVKEPIASEYDLMQEGQILFTYLHLAASRELTEALMRRKVAAVAYETVQLDDGRLPLLAPMSEVAGRMAPHVGARLQEKEYGGRGILMGGVSGVRPAKVLVIGAGMAGTNAAWIAAGMEAEVIVVDRNLDKLRFIDQVMRGRVMTLMSDRLTLEQRVREADILIGTVLVPGAKAPRLVTEEMVESMRPGSVIIDISIDQGGSVETSHMTTHSDPTYVVHGVVHYAVGNMPGAVPNTSTYALTNVTLPYALDIASRGLEDAARRDPVLARGVNVYAGSVSNSGVAEAHGLEAVPISSLIDGVSA, encoded by the coding sequence GTGATCGTCGGCGTCCCGCGCGAGGTCAAGGACAACGAGTACCGCGTGGCGCTCACACCCGAGGGCGCCCGCGAGCTGACCCACGCCGGGCACCAGGTCCTGGTGGAGAACGATGCCGGCGCCGGTTCGTCGCTGTACGAGGACCGCTACGTCCGGGCCGGCGCCGAGTTCGTGCCGACGGCGGAAGAGGTCTGGCGCGCCTCCGACATGATCATGAAGGTCAAGGAACCCATCGCATCGGAGTACGACCTGATGCAGGAGGGCCAGATCCTGTTCACGTACCTCCACCTGGCCGCCAGCAGGGAGCTGACCGAGGCGCTGATGCGGCGCAAGGTCGCCGCGGTCGCCTACGAGACGGTCCAGCTCGACGACGGGCGGCTCCCGCTGCTCGCGCCCATGAGCGAGGTGGCCGGGCGCATGGCGCCGCACGTCGGCGCGCGGCTGCAGGAGAAGGAGTACGGCGGCCGCGGCATCCTGATGGGCGGCGTCTCCGGCGTGCGACCGGCCAAGGTGCTGGTGATCGGAGCCGGCATGGCGGGCACCAACGCGGCGTGGATCGCGGCCGGCATGGAGGCCGAGGTCATCGTGGTGGACAGGAACCTGGACAAGCTCCGGTTCATCGACCAGGTCATGCGGGGACGCGTGATGACGCTGATGTCCGACCGCCTCACCCTGGAGCAGCGGGTGCGGGAGGCCGACATCCTGATCGGGACGGTCCTCGTCCCGGGGGCGAAGGCGCCGCGGCTGGTCACCGAGGAGATGGTCGAGTCCATGCGGCCGGGTTCCGTGATCATCGACATCTCGATCGACCAGGGCGGATCCGTGGAGACGTCGCACATGACCACACACTCCGATCCCACGTACGTCGTCCACGGCGTCGTGCACTACGCGGTGGGGAACATGCCGGGGGCCGTCCCGAACACCTCCACCTATGCCCTCACCAACGTGACGCTGCCGTACGCCCTCGACATCGCGAGCCGGGGACTGGAGGACGCTGCGCGCCGTGACCCCGTCCTGGCCCGCGGCGTCAACGTGTACGCGGGCTCCGTTTCGAACTCGGGGGTCGCGGAGGCGCACGGGCTGGAAGCGGTCCCCATCTCGTCGCTCATCGACGGCGTCTCGGCGTAG
- the xerD gene encoding site-specific tyrosine recombinase XerD, producing MNDRVGSQVERFIDYVVAERGLSPNTVSAYRRDLARYATFLRSRDVTDAAEVDRDEIAAFVADLSASRHGPDPGSPYRASSVARTLAAVRSFHKFLVQENEATQDPAAAVVRPRVPRALPRALSVQEVERILASPAGETETVLRDRALLETLYGAGLRISELVGLDVDDLDLEEGSVRVVGKGDKERLVPLGRYARESLEAYLTGGRPALASRSSRGALFLNVRGGRLTRQGCAKILRSHVRRAGIDRRVSPHSLRHSFATHLLEGGADVRVVQELLGHASVATTQIYTLVTQQHLRDVYFTAHPRARRSPVRSAAP from the coding sequence GTGAATGACCGCGTCGGCTCGCAGGTGGAGCGATTCATCGACTACGTCGTGGCGGAGCGGGGACTCTCGCCGAACACGGTGAGCGCGTACCGGCGCGATCTGGCCCGGTACGCGACGTTCCTCAGGAGCCGCGACGTGACCGACGCCGCGGAGGTGGATCGAGACGAGATCGCCGCGTTCGTGGCCGACCTCTCCGCCTCGCGGCACGGACCGGACCCCGGGTCCCCGTACCGGGCCTCGTCGGTGGCCCGGACCCTCGCGGCCGTGCGCTCCTTCCACAAGTTCCTGGTCCAGGAGAACGAGGCCACGCAGGACCCCGCGGCGGCGGTGGTGCGCCCCAGGGTGCCGCGCGCGCTTCCCCGGGCCCTGTCCGTGCAGGAGGTCGAACGCATCCTGGCGTCGCCGGCGGGGGAGACAGAGACCGTCCTGCGGGACCGGGCCCTCCTGGAGACGCTGTACGGGGCGGGCCTGAGGATCTCCGAGCTGGTGGGCCTGGACGTGGACGACCTGGACCTGGAGGAGGGCAGCGTCCGGGTGGTGGGGAAGGGCGACAAGGAACGGCTGGTCCCGCTGGGGCGGTACGCGCGGGAGTCGCTGGAGGCGTACCTGACCGGGGGGCGGCCGGCGCTGGCGTCTCGATCGTCGCGAGGCGCGCTGTTCCTGAACGTGCGGGGCGGGCGGCTGACCCGCCAGGGCTGCGCCAAGATCCTCCGGTCCCACGTCCGGCGCGCGGGCATCGACCGCCGCGTCAGCCCGCATTCGCTGCGGCATTCCTTCGCCACCCATCTGCTGGAGGGAGGAGCCGACGTTCGAGTGGTGCAAGAGCTGCTGGGCCACGCCAGCGTGGCCACCACGCAGATCTACACCCTGGTAACGCAACAGCATCTTCGCGACGTGTACTTCACGGCCCATCCGCGGGCCCGGCGGTCGCCCGTGCGGAGCGCGGCGCCATGA
- a CDS encoding phosphopentomutase, with product MSEPLVPRVLLVVCDSFGVGHAPDAAEFGDEGSDTLGNCSRAVGGFHAPNLEALGLGFLTEIEGVAPRAEPGTAHGRLTERSAGKDTTTGHWEICGIVLERPFPLYPNGFPEEIIRAFEERIGARVLGNRPASGTEIIAELGEEHMRTGRPIVYTSGDSVFQIACHKDVVPLERLYEWCRIARSLLVGEHRVGRVIARPFAGEPGAFVRTPERRDYSVPPPGPTLLDRCVDAGVSVYGVGKIQDIFAGKGMTEARYSDSNEHGIDLTLEYLRRPGPALVFTNLVDFDSKYGHRNDPEGYARCVEAFDRRLPELAGALGRGVLFLTGDHGCDPTTPPTDHSRENTPVLAAGVPRGPHDLGVRPGFSDLGATIGELLAVDTSGLAGESFAGDLGFRGNPEH from the coding sequence TTGAGCGAGCCGCTGGTTCCGCGGGTCCTGCTGGTGGTGTGCGACTCCTTCGGGGTGGGGCACGCGCCCGACGCGGCCGAGTTCGGCGACGAGGGGTCCGACACGCTGGGGAACTGCTCGCGGGCGGTGGGCGGATTCCACGCGCCGAACCTGGAGGCGCTGGGGCTCGGGTTCCTCACCGAGATCGAGGGAGTTGCGCCGCGGGCCGAGCCCGGGACGGCCCACGGACGGTTGACCGAGCGCTCGGCGGGCAAGGACACCACCACCGGTCACTGGGAGATCTGTGGGATCGTGCTGGAGCGCCCGTTTCCGTTGTACCCCAACGGTTTCCCGGAGGAGATCATCCGGGCGTTCGAGGAGCGGATCGGGGCCAGGGTCCTGGGGAACCGGCCGGCATCGGGGACCGAGATCATCGCGGAGCTGGGCGAGGAGCACATGCGGACGGGCCGTCCCATCGTGTACACGAGCGGCGACTCCGTGTTCCAGATCGCCTGCCACAAGGACGTCGTGCCGCTGGAACGGCTGTACGAGTGGTGCCGGATCGCCCGGAGCCTGCTGGTGGGGGAGCACCGGGTGGGGCGGGTCATCGCCCGGCCGTTCGCCGGCGAGCCCGGCGCGTTCGTCCGCACGCCGGAGCGCCGGGACTACTCCGTCCCGCCGCCCGGCCCCACGCTGCTCGACCGCTGCGTCGACGCCGGCGTCTCCGTGTACGGCGTCGGGAAGATCCAGGACATCTTCGCCGGGAAGGGGATGACGGAGGCCCGGTACTCGGACTCGAACGAGCATGGGATCGACCTGACCCTCGAGTACCTCCGGCGCCCCGGGCCGGCACTGGTGTTCACGAACCTTGTCGACTTCGACTCCAAGTACGGCCACCGCAACGACCCCGAGGGCTATGCCCGCTGCGTGGAGGCGTTCGACCGGCGCCTCCCGGAGCTGGCCGGGGCCCTGGGCCGAGGGGTGCTGTTCCTCACGGGCGACCACGGGTGCGACCCCACCACACCGCCCACGGACCATTCCCGGGAAAACACCCCGGTGCTGGCCGCCGGAGTGCCTCGAGGTCCACATGACCTTGGGGTGAGGCCGGGGTTCTCGGACCTCGGCGCGACCATCGGCGAGCTGCTGGCGGTCGATACCTCGGGGCTAGCTGGAGAGAGCTTCGCCGGCGACCTTGGGTTCCGAGGGAACCCCGAACACTGA